A single window of Gossypium arboreum isolate Shixiya-1 chromosome 13, ASM2569848v2, whole genome shotgun sequence DNA harbors:
- the LOC108463485 gene encoding E3 ubiquitin-protein ligase SIRP1-like, with protein MGDRMLVGRYWCYICSQMVNPTMEPEIKCPFCESGFVEEITSVTPYSNNNNGGNDSAGSTNNLLLWGPILLGLIGGLGSSQLRITGRAQINDGNDAMDDELGREFESLVTRRRRRTLGPGIRILQDIRTESENAENEGSDRGGRMILFDPFNDEALIVQGSFGFNHGQSSNPRATISFSDYLMGPGWDLLLQYLADNDPNRHGNPPAKKEAVKAMPNVTIDDNLQCCVCLEEIEIGSQAKEMPCKHKFHGGCITPWLDLHSSCPICRFRLPSDEEKMDENGTGQSSGRVGNRRRYWIPIPWPSEGLLTLSGSSQNAASSSASLEAMPGSSSAAQTDDN; from the coding sequence ATGGGGGATAGGATGCTAGTAGGTAGATATTGGTGTTACATTTGTTCTCAGATGGTGAATCCAACAATGGAACCTGAGATCAAATGCCCATTTTGTGAATCTGGATTTGTTGAAGAAATCACCAGCGTAACACCTTACTCCAACAACAACAATGGCGGAAACGATTCAGCAGGCTCAACCAACAATCTTTTACTTTGGGGTCCAATCTTGCTTGGCTTGATTGGTGGTTTAGGTTCTTCACAGTTGCGAATCACAGGCAGGGCCCAAATCAATGATGGCAATGATGCCATGGATGACGAACTTGGTAGAGAGTTTGAATCCTTGGTTActaggaggaggaggaggactTTGGGTCCGGGTATTCGGATACTTCAAGATATTCGAACCGAATCGGAGAATGCAGAGAACGAAGGTTCCGATCGAGGCGGTCGAATGATCTTATTCGATCCTTTTAATGACGAGGCATTGATTGTTCAAGGCTCATTTGGTTTCAACCATGGACAAAGCTCAAATCCAAGGGCAACCATTTCATTTAGTGATTACTTAATGGGACCTGGTTGGGATCTTTTGTTACAGTATTTAGCAGACAATGATCCGAACCGCCATGGGAACCCACCAGCAAAGAAAGAAGCAGTGAAAGCAATGCCAAATGTGACCATAGATGACAATCTACAATGTTGTGTGTGCTTGGAAGAAATTGAGATTGGAAGTCAAGCAAAAGAGATGCCATGTAAACATAAATTCCATGGTGGATGCATTACTCCATGGTTGGACCTTCATAGCTCTTGCCCCATTTGCCGCTTCCGGCTGCCTTCTGACGAAGAAAAGATGGACGAGAATGGCACCGGCCAAAGTAGTGGGAGGGTGGGGAACAGACGAAGGTATTGGATACCAATTCCATGGCCTTCTGAGGGTTTATTAACATTATCAGGTTCATCTCAAAATGCTGCTTCTTCAAGTGCTTCATTGGAAGCCATGCCTGGAAGTTCAAGTGCAGCTCAAACAGATGATAATTGA